From Zalophus californianus isolate mZalCal1 chromosome 16, mZalCal1.pri.v2, whole genome shotgun sequence, one genomic window encodes:
- the LOC113936872 gene encoding olfactory receptor 1A1, with the protein MLHRDCWSLEPKLMDKEDHYSNSTNISGFFSPFFNKGAMREDNQSSTLEFILLGVTGQQDQEDFFFILFLFIYPITLIGNLLIILAIRSDIRLQNPMYFFLANLSFVDILFSSVTIPKMLANHLLHSKVISFGGCLTQLYFMIALGNTDSYMLAAMAYDRAVAISRPLHYTTIIRPRTCVLLVIGSWVVGNANALPHTLLTASLSFCGNKEVANFYCDITSLLKLSCSDTYFNVKMMYLGVGVFSVPLLCIIISYIHVFSTVLRVPSTKGVLKAFSTCGSHLTVVSLYYGTVMGMYFRPLSSYSLKDAVITVMYMTVTPMLNPFIYSLRNRDMKAALGKLFSKRLSS; encoded by the coding sequence ATGCTTCATAGAGATTGCTGGTCACTTGAACCAAAACTGATGGATAAGGAAGATCATTACAGTAACTCCACTAATATTTCTGGattcttctcccccttttttaaCAAAGGAGCCATGAGGGAAGACAACCAATCCTCTACCCTGGAGTTCATCCTCCTGGGAGTTACTGGTCAGCAGGACCAGGAAGACTTCTTCTTCATCCTCTTCCTATTCATTTATCCCATCACACTGATTGGAAATCTGCTCATCATCTTGGCCATTCGCTCTGACATTCGCCTTCAAAACCCCATGTATTTTTTCCTTGCCAATCTCTCCTTTGTTGACATCCTCTTCTCCTCTGTAACCATCCCTAAAATGCTGGCCAACCACCTCTTGCACAGCAAAGTTATCTCCTTTGGAGGATGCCTAACACAGTTGTATTTTATGATTGCCTTGGGTAACACAGATAGCTATATGCTGGCTGCAATGGCATATGATCGTGCTGTGGCCATCAGCCGCCCACTTCATTACACAACAATTATAAGGCCACGGACTTGTGTCCTCCTAGTTATTGGGTCTTGGGTGGTGGGAAATGCCAATGCCCTCCCCCACACTCTGCTCACAGCTAGTCTGTCCTTCTGTGGCAACAAGGAAGTAGCCAACTTCTACTGTGACATTACCTCTTTACTCAAGCTGTCCTGTTCTGACACCTACTTTAATGTGAAGATGATGTACCTAGGCGTTGGTGTTTTCTCTGTGCCATTACTATGCATCATCATCTCCTATATTCATGTCTTTTCCACAGTCTTACGGGTTCCATCCACCAAGGGTGTGCTCAAAGCCTTCTCTACCTGTGGTTCTCACCTCACAGTTGTTTCTCTGTATTATGGGACAGTCATGGGCATGTATTTCCGGCCTCTGTCTAGTTACAGCCTAAAGGATGCAGTGATAACTGTGATGTATATGACAGTGACCCCAATGTTAAATCCTTTCATCTACAGCCTGAGAAACCGAGACATGAAGGCTGCCCTGGGGAAACTCTTCAGCAAAAGACTCTCCTCATAA